One region of Psychrobacter sp. DAB_AL43B genomic DNA includes:
- a CDS encoding cold-shock protein: MSAREQGIVKWFNDSKGFGFIQRDSGEDIFVHFRAIQGDGYRSLKDGEKVEFSVVEGDKGLQAEEVRKVEE, from the coding sequence ATGTCAGCTCGTGAGCAAGGTATCGTTAAGTGGTTTAATGACTCAAAAGGCTTTGGTTTCATTCAACGTGATAGCGGAGAAGATATTTTTGTGCATTTCCGCGCGATCCAAGGTGATGGTTATCGCTCTCTAAAAGATGGCGAAAAGGTTGAGTTCAGCGTTGTAGAAGGTGATAAAGGCCTGCAAGCTGAAGAAGTCAGAAAAGTAGAAGAGTAA
- a CDS encoding DEAD/DEAH box helicase, whose protein sequence is MSNFTTFTDLPLSAATLRAVGDLGFTKLTPIQAQILPHTLANQDAIGQAQTGTGKTATFLLTIMEALLKRPFATDEERYLGEPRAVVMAPTRELAQQIFDDCIALTKYTSLHSVCIMGGTNYETQQHELERQYVDILVATPGRLIDLMNKGMVYLDRVEVLVLDEADRMLDMGFIPDIKRLVGRMPPNTDRQSLLFSATFNQDVMNLAYRWLHEPQFVEIEPEHKTSELVDQHFYLLTEDQKLEALERIITDTAVEKVIVFANRKDQVKRLYHKLRQGHKIVMLSGDVIQQKREKYLQRFKDGHASILVATDVAGRGIHVDDVSHVINYTLPDQPDDYVHRIGRTGRAGQTGISISFVSEDDAFNIPALEKHLDTKFSLEQWQQ, encoded by the coding sequence TTGAGTAACTTTACGACGTTTACGGATTTGCCACTTTCAGCAGCTACTTTACGCGCGGTAGGCGATTTGGGTTTTACTAAACTGACACCCATTCAAGCACAGATACTACCGCATACCCTAGCAAATCAAGATGCTATTGGGCAAGCACAAACGGGTACTGGCAAGACGGCAACGTTTTTACTGACCATAATGGAGGCGTTACTTAAGCGTCCTTTTGCAACGGATGAAGAGCGTTATTTAGGTGAGCCACGTGCAGTCGTTATGGCACCAACCCGTGAGCTTGCTCAGCAAATATTTGATGATTGTATCGCCTTGACCAAATACACCTCCTTACATAGCGTCTGCATTATGGGTGGTACCAATTATGAAACCCAGCAGCATGAGCTGGAGCGTCAATATGTCGATATTTTGGTTGCAACGCCTGGGCGTCTGATTGATTTAATGAATAAAGGCATGGTATATCTTGATCGTGTCGAAGTGCTGGTATTAGATGAAGCAGATCGCATGCTGGATATGGGTTTTATCCCAGATATCAAGCGCTTAGTCGGTCGTATGCCGCCCAATACCGATCGTCAAAGCTTGTTATTTTCTGCCACCTTTAACCAAGATGTGATGAATTTGGCTTATCGCTGGTTACATGAGCCACAGTTTGTCGAAATTGAGCCTGAGCATAAGACCAGTGAGCTGGTAGACCAGCATTTTTACTTGTTAACAGAAGATCAAAAACTAGAAGCTTTAGAGCGTATCATCACTGATACCGCAGTAGAGAAGGTGATTGTTTTTGCCAATCGTAAGGATCAAGTAAAACGTCTGTACCATAAGCTACGCCAAGGGCATAAAATCGTTATGCTATCGGGCGATGTGATTCAACAGAAACGCGAAAAGTATTTACAGCGCTTCAAAGACGGTCATGCATCGATTTTGGTAGCGACCGATGTAGCAGGACGCGGTATTCATGTCGATGATGTTAGCCATGTGATTAACTATACGTTGCCAGATCAGCCAGATGATTATGTACACCGCATTGGTCGTACAGGGCGTGCTGGGCAAACAGGTATTAGCATTAGCTTTGTGAGTGAAGATGATGCTTTTAATATACCTGCACTAGAGAAGCATTTAGATACTAAGTTTAGTCTTGAGCAGTGGCAGCAGTAG
- a CDS encoding sulfite exporter TauE/SafE family protein: MTTALLVAALLMGFFGSPHCLGMCGGLVTAFGLSMKDVSPAKRRALVATYHLGRLTSYAFLGLVAGLIGTTLLEPLMKGNSLPRILLGLVLVFVGVTMLGAPFLSKLERFGMRFWQYLSPVRQKVFPLNTFPRALSAGLLWGFLPCGLVYGALLIAVVAHNPLSGAALMFVFGLGTVPMLVATHETVGWMRDKIGRFRLRQLNGAIMVLSGLAIAFVPMIMMNMHGGHDMSSGTNGAGSHAAMQHGSPATMISDPDDSTRHDMSQMDHSMHNMNDDSTTMEETQ, encoded by the coding sequence ATGACTACAGCTTTACTAGTTGCTGCATTGTTAATGGGTTTTTTTGGTTCACCACATTGCTTAGGTATGTGTGGCGGGCTAGTGACCGCATTTGGTCTGTCTATGAAAGACGTCAGCCCAGCTAAGCGCCGTGCATTGGTTGCGACGTATCATTTAGGTCGTCTAACCAGCTATGCATTTTTGGGCTTAGTCGCAGGACTTATTGGCACAACCTTATTAGAGCCTTTAATGAAGGGTAACAGTCTACCGCGTATTTTATTGGGCTTGGTACTGGTATTTGTCGGCGTGACCATGCTTGGCGCACCATTTTTAAGTAAACTTGAGCGTTTTGGTATGCGCTTTTGGCAGTATCTTAGTCCTGTACGCCAAAAAGTGTTTCCGCTAAACACCTTTCCGCGGGCATTGTCTGCCGGTCTTCTATGGGGATTTTTGCCTTGTGGATTGGTATATGGCGCCCTACTTATTGCAGTAGTCGCTCACAACCCATTAAGTGGCGCGGCGCTGATGTTTGTCTTTGGCTTAGGAACAGTACCGATGCTGGTTGCCACTCACGAAACGGTCGGCTGGATGCGTGACAAGATTGGACGTTTTCGCTTAAGACAGCTTAATGGCGCTATTATGGTATTATCTGGCTTAGCCATCGCTTTTGTCCCTATGATAATGATGAATATGCATGGTGGTCATGATATGAGTAGTGGTACTAATGGTGCTGGTAGTCATGCGGCAATGCAGCACGGCAGTCCTGCCACGATGATATCTGACCCAGATGACTCCACTCGTCATGATATGAGCCAAATGGACCACAGTATGCATAATATGAATGATGACTCAACGACTATGGAGGAAACTCAGTAG
- the ccoS gene encoding cbb3-type cytochrome oxidase assembly protein CcoS, with amino-acid sequence MLSIFLLIPLSLMLFVVAIWAVRYAVKSNQFEDLDNASQRIILDDRQERRQTIQAHERTEPLQQDTHTAATDKVDDKINNADIESVHPSDTDSNPKI; translated from the coding sequence ATGCTCAGTATATTTTTATTAATTCCATTAAGTCTCATGCTGTTTGTGGTGGCGATTTGGGCAGTGCGCTATGCCGTAAAATCTAACCAATTCGAAGATTTAGACAACGCATCACAGCGTATTATCTTGGATGATCGTCAAGAGCGTCGGCAAACCATACAAGCTCATGAGCGCACAGAGCCTCTTCAGCAAGACACGCATACAGCTGCAACTGACAAAGTTGATGATAAAATAAATAATGCTGACATAGAATCAGTCCATCCTTCTGATACAGATAGCAATCCAAAAATATAG
- a CDS encoding YdcF family protein, giving the protein MWSKQSWSNRLWRHYLRSAERMIKLFRIINATFLLGSTTVILVLISLFTPLFSQAVVYILAHLPLPNMPSAAMSSPPTAYVVLGGGLTNDNNNQIILNSYSLNRARTAATAYHDLPLPIVLSGAEAPWLGQWLIEHGIDGLISENASMNTCENARFTAKRIPLHHVYLITDRYHMARARRQFALNGINSTPINAPLPVRRDWMEPAQNLSHSRRAVYEVAAYLRDVIRPQANCRQAKDVTSQQLMTPRGKVAKAPDE; this is encoded by the coding sequence ATGTGGTCTAAACAGTCATGGTCTAATCGTCTATGGCGACATTATTTGCGTTCAGCTGAACGTATGATCAAGCTGTTTCGGATTATCAATGCTACCTTTTTGCTGGGCTCAACGACGGTTATTTTAGTACTTATTAGTTTGTTTACCCCACTATTTTCACAAGCCGTTGTTTACATCTTAGCCCATTTACCCTTACCAAATATGCCATCTGCCGCCATGAGCTCGCCGCCGACTGCCTATGTTGTGTTAGGTGGCGGTCTGACCAATGACAATAATAATCAAATTATTCTAAATAGCTATAGTCTCAATCGTGCTCGTACAGCTGCGACTGCCTATCACGATCTACCCCTACCTATCGTACTAAGCGGTGCTGAAGCGCCTTGGCTTGGTCAGTGGCTGATCGAACATGGTATTGATGGCTTAATCAGCGAAAATGCCAGTATGAATACCTGCGAAAATGCACGCTTTACCGCCAAGCGCATTCCCCTCCATCATGTTTATCTTATTACCGATCGCTACCATATGGCCCGTGCTCGCAGACAGTTTGCGTTAAACGGCATCAACAGCACTCCGATTAATGCCCCTTTGCCAGTTAGACGCGATTGGATGGAACCGGCGCAAAACTTGAGTCACTCACGGCGCGCGGTTTATGAAGTTGCTGCTTATTTACGTGATGTTATACGTCCACAAGCCAACTGTCGCCAAGCCAAAGACGTGACTTCACAGCAGCTCATGACACCAAGAGGTAAGGTAGCAAAAGCACCTGATGAATAG
- the murB gene encoding UDP-N-acetylmuramate dehydrogenase has protein sequence MALACIADAVVTLTDEAQLDAFMAHYVEDAEHKQPLFVLSGGSNVLLPAQLNAIVLQPQMRGIRVTAQTDSHVDIEVMAGENWHDLVVHTVTQGWYGLENLALIPGLTGAAPVQNIGAYGVQLEDSLQYVRAYHLTTQTWHHLTAADCKFGYRDSLFKRHPNMWLISRVGFRLHTDATKVLASYGDVKTVAQSYAEQQGRKQPAPTDIMHAIINIRQQKLPDPKQLPNCGSFFQNPIISQVQFTALQAAYPAIVGYAMPEATVKVAAGWLIEQASLKGGGIAPIITHQQQALVLTNHAPYQANQNDVAVAQQYIADVVYEKFAISLSREPVWVNANGSIGYDEHVV, from the coding sequence ATGGCTTTAGCGTGTATTGCCGATGCTGTCGTGACATTGACGGATGAGGCGCAGCTTGATGCTTTTATGGCACACTATGTAGAAGATGCAGAGCATAAGCAGCCATTATTCGTACTGTCTGGCGGTAGCAATGTGTTATTACCCGCGCAGCTAAATGCTATCGTATTGCAACCACAGATGCGCGGTATCCGTGTGACGGCGCAAACAGATAGCCATGTTGATATAGAAGTCATGGCAGGTGAAAATTGGCATGACTTGGTTGTGCATACTGTGACTCAAGGCTGGTATGGACTTGAAAATCTTGCGCTAATACCTGGTCTCACTGGTGCCGCTCCTGTACAAAATATCGGTGCGTATGGTGTCCAGCTAGAAGATAGCTTACAGTATGTGCGCGCCTATCATTTAACAACACAAACTTGGCATCATCTAACAGCGGCAGACTGCAAGTTTGGCTATCGCGACAGCCTCTTTAAACGTCATCCCAATATGTGGTTAATCAGTCGCGTGGGTTTTCGTTTGCATACAGATGCGACAAAAGTGTTGGCCAGCTATGGCGATGTAAAAACCGTCGCGCAAAGTTATGCCGAGCAGCAAGGTCGCAAGCAGCCTGCGCCAACTGACATCATGCACGCCATTATCAATATCCGTCAGCAAAAGCTACCTGACCCTAAACAGTTGCCAAACTGTGGCAGTTTTTTTCAGAACCCTATTATTTCTCAAGTGCAATTTACAGCATTACAAGCGGCTTATCCTGCTATTGTTGGCTATGCCATGCCTGAGGCGACGGTAAAAGTCGCTGCTGGCTGGCTTATTGAACAAGCGAGTCTAAAAGGTGGCGGTATAGCGCCTATTATTACCCATCAGCAGCAAGCCTTAGTACTGACCAATCACGCCCCTTATCAAGCAAACCAAAACGATGTGGCAGTAGCCCAACAATATATCGCCGATGTCGTGTATGAAAAATTTGCGATATCATTATCGCGCGAGCCGGTGTGGGTAAATGCTAATGGCTCCATCGGGTATGACGAGCATGTGGTCTAA
- a CDS encoding low molecular weight protein-tyrosine-phosphatase yields MPIKASTPSSVLLVCLGNICRSPTAEEIFRQQAAIAGLSMKVDSAGTGDWHIGHAPDERAQRHAKAHGYNINKLVARQVSIDDFRDFDLILAMDAQNLADLQSIKDGIADTENNLAKLALFSEEDPTYGGDDVPDPYTGDADAFEEVIERIESSAQGWIESWKIS; encoded by the coding sequence ATGCCAATCAAAGCCTCTACTCCCTCATCTGTCCTATTGGTTTGCTTGGGGAATATTTGCCGCTCACCAACTGCCGAAGAGATTTTTCGTCAGCAAGCAGCGATTGCAGGACTGTCAATGAAGGTCGATTCAGCGGGTACGGGTGATTGGCATATCGGTCATGCGCCCGATGAACGAGCACAGCGCCATGCCAAAGCTCATGGTTATAACATCAATAAATTGGTTGCGCGCCAAGTCAGCATTGATGATTTTCGCGATTTTGATTTAATCTTAGCGATGGATGCGCAAAATTTAGCGGATCTGCAATCAATCAAAGACGGTATAGCAGACACAGAGAATAATTTAGCTAAGCTGGCGTTATTCAGTGAAGAAGACCCTACCTATGGCGGCGACGATGTGCCAGATCCTTATACAGGCGATGCAGATGCGTTTGAAGAGGTGATTGAACGCATTGAATCAAGTGCACAAGGGTGGATCGAAAGCTGGAAGATATCATAG
- a CDS encoding RNA-binding S4 domain-containing protein: MKNNMDAKNQGLAKIRLDKWLWAARFYRTRTLAKQAIESGRVHYGGSRVKTSKEISVGDELTIRQGSATAMTEKTVLVEALTAQRGNATAAEVLYSETKESEERRAYYAEQRKLANLARPDNKPNKKERRDLQRFKSSQD; the protein is encoded by the coding sequence ATGAAAAATAATATGGATGCTAAAAATCAAGGCTTAGCCAAAATCCGTCTTGATAAATGGCTGTGGGCGGCGCGTTTTTATCGAACACGCACGCTTGCCAAACAAGCTATCGAAAGCGGACGAGTACACTATGGCGGTAGCCGTGTGAAGACCAGTAAAGAGATTTCGGTCGGCGATGAATTAACTATCCGCCAAGGTTCAGCGACCGCGATGACTGAAAAAACCGTGCTTGTCGAAGCGCTAACTGCGCAACGTGGTAATGCTACTGCTGCCGAAGTGCTATATTCAGAGACTAAGGAAAGTGAAGAGCGCCGTGCCTATTATGCCGAGCAGCGTAAACTTGCCAATCTTGCCCGTCCTGATAACAAACCTAATAAAAAAGAGCGTCGTGATTTACAACGCTTTAAAAGCAGTCAAGACTAA
- a CDS encoding FMN-binding negative transcriptional regulator, producing MHIPSIFAEENLENILNFIAAKPLASLIAQTSKGIEACHIPLFWHDDHSQYGCLYGHFGRKNSIYQDALPDTLWLIIFQDTGHYISPNWYPSKAKTHKEVPTWNYQSIHIQSKIELIEDTDKLKWILETMTAQQEIVSDNPWSLEDAPAAYIDAMCRGIIGFKLPIDSIQAQFKLSQNKTAENIAGVITDLEKLNTNDAAAMAIKVAECNHR from the coding sequence ATGCACATACCTTCAATTTTTGCCGAAGAAAATCTTGAAAACATCCTTAATTTTATAGCAGCTAAGCCATTAGCCTCCTTGATTGCGCAAACCAGCAAAGGCATTGAAGCCTGTCATATTCCTTTGTTTTGGCATGATGATCATTCACAATACGGCTGCCTTTATGGTCATTTCGGTCGGAAAAACTCTATTTATCAAGACGCCTTGCCAGATACCTTGTGGTTAATTATTTTTCAAGATACAGGGCATTATATCAGTCCCAATTGGTATCCCAGCAAAGCAAAAACTCATAAAGAAGTGCCCACTTGGAACTATCAAAGTATACATATTCAATCTAAGATAGAATTGATCGAAGATACAGACAAGCTTAAGTGGATACTGGAAACCATGACCGCGCAGCAAGAGATCGTTTCAGACAACCCTTGGTCATTAGAGGATGCACCCGCTGCTTATATCGATGCTATGTGTCGAGGCATTATCGGCTTTAAACTTCCTATAGATTCCATCCAAGCCCAATTTAAATTAAGCCAAAATAAAACAGCAGAAAACATCGCAGGTGTGATCACTGATTTAGAGAAGTTAAATACAAACGATGCCGCAGCGATGGCTATAAAAGTTGCCGAGTGCAATCATCGTTAA
- the ilvA gene encoding threonine ammonia-lyase, biosynthetic → MLSHWVRAILQATVYDVAIQTPLEAAPKLTQRFANDIRFKREDLQPVKSFKLRGAYNRISQLSDEQKARGVICASAGNHAQGVAYSARKLSLNNIIVMPTTTPDIKVDAVRALGGNVDLYGDSFDEANRYAINRAETEGLTFIPPYDDELVIAGQGTIGLELTQQWRNMDYVFVAVGGGGLISGVAAFLGEVAPHVKVIAIEAEQSACLKAALEANERVKLEQVGLFVDGVAVAQIGELPFDIVRMQKSDKSGPVVEPEVVTCSNDEVCAAVKDIFEENRSIVEPAGALPVAGMKKYIEANNIQGKNCVAIICGANMNFDRLRYIAERTEIGEKKEAIFGVTIPEQTGAFLNFCRSLHGRNITEFNYRADSKKSPDSMDPAAIFVGIALKEGDKERQTISDQLAADGYAAHDLTDDDIAKSHIRHLIGGHAHVENEQLLKVTFPERPGALLTFLEKLGDDFNITLFHYRNHGAAEGRVLVGLQASEGNSRQLQDALLDIGYDCTMLNDNIGYQLFLK, encoded by the coding sequence ATGCTGTCACACTGGGTACGAGCCATCTTGCAAGCCACCGTCTATGACGTTGCCATTCAAACGCCACTTGAAGCGGCACCCAAGCTGACCCAACGTTTTGCTAATGATATTCGTTTTAAACGAGAAGATTTACAACCGGTCAAATCCTTTAAATTGCGCGGTGCTTATAACCGTATCAGCCAATTGAGCGATGAGCAAAAAGCGCGTGGCGTTATTTGTGCCTCAGCAGGCAACCATGCGCAAGGCGTTGCCTACTCTGCAAGAAAATTATCACTAAACAATATTATTGTGATGCCGACCACCACACCTGACATCAAAGTAGATGCGGTTAGAGCACTTGGCGGAAATGTCGATTTATATGGTGATAGCTTCGATGAAGCCAATCGTTATGCGATCAATCGTGCTGAGACCGAAGGTTTGACCTTTATTCCACCCTATGATGATGAGCTGGTAATTGCCGGACAAGGTACTATCGGACTTGAGCTGACCCAGCAGTGGCGTAATATGGACTATGTTTTCGTTGCCGTTGGTGGCGGTGGTCTTATTTCAGGCGTCGCAGCGTTTTTAGGTGAAGTTGCCCCGCATGTCAAAGTTATCGCTATAGAAGCTGAACAATCAGCCTGTCTAAAAGCCGCGCTTGAAGCAAATGAGCGCGTTAAGCTTGAACAAGTCGGACTGTTCGTCGATGGTGTGGCAGTTGCACAGATTGGCGAATTGCCTTTTGATATCGTTCGTATGCAGAAGAGCGATAAATCAGGGCCTGTCGTCGAACCTGAAGTCGTGACTTGTAGCAATGATGAAGTATGTGCTGCCGTCAAAGACATCTTTGAAGAGAATCGCAGTATTGTTGAACCCGCTGGTGCGTTACCAGTCGCTGGCATGAAAAAATATATAGAAGCCAATAATATACAAGGCAAAAATTGCGTGGCCATTATCTGCGGTGCCAATATGAACTTTGACCGCCTACGCTATATCGCTGAGCGTACTGAGATTGGTGAAAAAAAGGAAGCCATCTTTGGTGTAACTATCCCTGAGCAGACTGGGGCGTTCTTAAACTTCTGTCGTAGCCTACACGGACGTAATATTACTGAGTTTAACTACCGTGCAGATAGCAAAAAATCACCAGACTCTATGGATCCTGCAGCAATCTTTGTGGGTATTGCCCTAAAAGAAGGTGATAAAGAGCGTCAAACCATTAGTGATCAATTGGCCGCTGATGGTTATGCAGCACATGACTTAACTGATGATGATATCGCGAAATCGCATATCCGTCATTTGATTGGTGGTCATGCCCATGTTGAAAATGAGCAATTATTAAAAGTAACTTTCCCAGAACGCCCAGGCGCTTTGCTTACTTTCTTAGAAAAACTTGGCGACGATTTTAATATCACCCTTTTCCATTATCGCAATCATGGTGCTGCCGAAGGTCGTGTATTGGTAGGTTTACAAGCTTCTGAGGGTAACTCTCGCCAGCTGCAAGATGCCCTTCTTGATATTGGTTATGACTGCACCATGCTCAATGACAATATTGGTTATCAGTTGTTTTTAAAGTAG
- a CDS encoding IS982 family transposase has protein sequence MPIDEFIINIYLMVEQYYKIVVTKPLRGAGYAPKLSDPEIICMELVGEFLNLDQDKQIWQYFTQHWQSWFPAIGSYPNFAKHCANLWQVKQRIQDTVSQLEGRDNIHFMDGFPIPVCHYGRAYRHKNYQDVAAFSYCAAKQERYYGFEGHLLVNLSGMVKGFTVAPANVDERAVAPDITDNIHGLLGADKGYISPSLTSYYDAQGVDLQTPLRANMKEDRPKPVVRRLMKTRRIVETVIGQLSERFNIQRVRARDLWHLSHRLIRKILSHNLCFVLNKKLGNPPLQFDLLISS, from the coding sequence ATGCCCATAGACGAATTTATCATCAATATCTATTTAATGGTAGAGCAATATTACAAAATAGTCGTCACCAAACCCTTGCGAGGTGCAGGTTACGCGCCAAAGCTGAGTGATCCTGAGATTATTTGCATGGAACTGGTCGGTGAATTTTTAAACCTTGATCAAGACAAACAGATTTGGCAATACTTTACCCAGCATTGGCAATCTTGGTTTCCAGCCATCGGCTCATATCCTAACTTCGCAAAGCATTGCGCGAATCTGTGGCAGGTCAAACAGCGGATACAAGATACAGTCAGTCAACTTGAGGGCCGTGACAACATCCATTTTATGGATGGTTTTCCGATACCCGTCTGTCATTATGGACGCGCTTATCGGCATAAAAACTATCAAGACGTAGCGGCTTTTAGCTACTGTGCAGCTAAGCAAGAGAGGTACTATGGCTTTGAGGGACATTTGCTGGTTAACTTATCGGGCATGGTTAAAGGCTTTACCGTTGCCCCTGCCAATGTTGATGAAAGAGCGGTTGCGCCTGATATTACTGACAATATCCATGGTTTGCTCGGCGCTGATAAAGGGTATATCAGCCCTAGTCTGACATCGTACTACGACGCTCAAGGAGTGGATTTACAAACGCCACTCAGAGCCAACATGAAAGAGGATAGACCCAAACCGGTGGTAAGGCGGCTGATGAAAACCCGCCGTATCGTTGAAACAGTCATTGGTCAGCTATCAGAACGATTTAATATACAAAGGGTACGAGCAAGAGATTTATGGCATTTGTCTCATCGATTGATTCGTAAAATTCTGTCACATAATCTATGCTTTGTACTCAACAAAAAACTTGGTAACCCGCCACTTCAGTTTGATTTGCTTATTTCAAGTTGA
- the rpiA gene encoding ribose-5-phosphate isomerase RpiA, whose protein sequence is MSDQHAQKQAAAKAALRYIEDDMILGVGTGSTVNCLIELLPKFRLAGAVASSQVTEDRLRALGIEIVDLNFAGTLDVYIDGADEVNAHLQLIKGGGGALTREKIVAAASNKFVCMVDDSKVVEFLGREFPVPIEVLPQARSYVARQLAQLGGDPVYREDFVTDYGNVILDTYDLDVSNPLVLEQQLNNIVGVVCNGIFAANQADVLLKAGSDGVQTITR, encoded by the coding sequence ATGAGTGATCAGCACGCACAAAAGCAAGCTGCTGCTAAGGCCGCGTTACGCTATATTGAAGACGATATGATACTCGGCGTGGGGACGGGCAGTACGGTTAATTGTCTAATTGAGTTGCTACCTAAGTTCAGGCTTGCCGGTGCAGTGGCCAGCTCGCAAGTTACAGAAGATAGACTTCGCGCACTTGGCATTGAAATCGTTGATTTAAACTTCGCTGGTACGCTTGATGTTTATATCGATGGTGCAGATGAAGTAAACGCGCATTTGCAATTGATTAAAGGTGGTGGTGGCGCGCTTACACGTGAAAAAATCGTCGCTGCAGCATCCAATAAGTTTGTCTGCATGGTCGATGACAGTAAAGTGGTTGAGTTCCTTGGACGCGAGTTCCCTGTGCCGATAGAAGTGTTACCGCAAGCGCGCTCATATGTCGCACGGCAATTAGCACAGTTGGGCGGTGATCCAGTATATCGTGAAGATTTTGTCACTGATTATGGTAATGTTATTTTAGATACTTATGATTTAGATGTCAGCAATCCGCTAGTACTTGAGCAGCAATTAAATAATATCGTTGGCGTGGTGTGTAACGGTATTTTTGCCGCCAATCAAGCAGATGTTTTGTTAAAGGCGGGTAGTGATGGGGTGCAAACCATAACGCGCTAA
- the argF gene encoding ornithine carbamoyltransferase, with protein sequence MSLRHFLTLSDLTKQELENLIKRASELRKMQHAGEIYQPFVGRTLGMIFEKSSTRTRISFETGMGQFGGSAIFLSPNDTQLGRGEPLEDSARVISSMVDIIMIRTFGHEKVETFAEYSSVPIINALTDEYHPCQLLADMQTYYEHRGSIENKIVTWVGDGNNMCASYMQAANQFGFELRVAAPYGFEPDPELMKRFSHCVSIVENVQEAAKDSNLIVTDVWASMGQESEQNTRARRFASYQVTPSLLDKADPDVVFMHCLPAHRGEEISHDMLDDPRSVVWDEAENRLHAQKALMEFLLKDKIKLPA encoded by the coding sequence ATGAGCTTGCGCCATTTTTTAACCTTATCTGATTTAACCAAACAAGAGCTAGAGAATCTCATCAAACGTGCCAGCGAGTTGCGTAAGATGCAACATGCTGGTGAGATTTATCAGCCTTTTGTCGGTCGTACGCTAGGTATGATATTTGAGAAGTCATCAACCCGTACGCGCATCTCTTTTGAGACGGGTATGGGTCAGTTCGGTGGTAGTGCTATTTTCTTATCGCCAAATGATACCCAGCTTGGACGTGGTGAGCCGCTTGAAGACTCAGCGCGTGTGATATCGAGCATGGTCGATATCATTATGATTCGCACCTTTGGGCATGAAAAGGTTGAAACCTTTGCTGAATATTCTAGCGTGCCGATTATCAATGCGCTAACTGACGAATACCATCCCTGCCAGTTACTGGCAGATATGCAGACCTATTACGAACACCGCGGTAGTATCGAAAATAAAATCGTGACTTGGGTTGGTGATGGCAATAATATGTGTGCCTCTTATATGCAAGCAGCCAATCAGTTTGGTTTTGAGTTGCGAGTAGCAGCTCCTTATGGCTTCGAGCCAGATCCTGAGCTAATGAAACGCTTTTCGCATTGCGTTAGTATTGTCGAAAATGTGCAAGAAGCGGCCAAAGATTCGAACTTAATCGTCACTGATGTATGGGCAAGTATGGGACAGGAATCTGAGCAAAACACGCGCGCACGCCGTTTTGCCTCTTATCAAGTCACGCCATCGCTATTAGACAAGGCTGACCCTGACGTGGTGTTTATGCATTGCTTGCCTGCCCATCGTGGCGAAGAAATTTCTCATGATATGCTTGATGATCCACGTTCAGTGGTATGGGACGAAGCTGAAAATCGCTTACATGCCCAGAAAGCACTGATGGAATTTTTATTAAAAGATAAGATTAAGCTGCCTGCATAA